The following are from one region of the Platichthys flesus chromosome 2, fPlaFle2.1, whole genome shotgun sequence genome:
- the LOC133960013 gene encoding uncharacterized protein LOC133960013 has product MSFKMCRSINVSWHFLRTKMLAKVKYGGVEKYIKIPQIDENFDFQKFLQEVTDKFSLQAQLVTEGVLSLTDTSETEVDADTFDELVKSGVRNFKVGYRQYPVTDSSVILDTSPSPDPPASLASTPDFTAQSPASSISSDSTIILPTTKNRKRAMKDLDRDKARQRVETALSSKPKGEEIFKEYDKTKTLSVATRKQMVNILVAEMIDTYGRIPPMHVRASYALGIVTLFPYLQDPYSKHGYEHYYDPQANTGYLAWRLKTVQRNTHDGFRECSRPDFQDSPTTQRESLLTLTGDQLLGEECREALSIMRHSTDKSVVREKMRVTFDYRQKLVHDQGATASVLDVFPRFLDTAGLIEQDFSMMFGDHVSGRFFARWSSDFKHRVITECQSLPSSPYVDELLAASDLEVENDYGWDSDMSALMLLLHLLPPTSKGQKKTPKMSSAQATNHIVRFIKEGASLTTFLDKVDARQPFLLCIGEQKKKIERFFIVVDQKAIPCNAQTSVAAFDVLFKTHYVFSLSYDEAPSAFYTFIQTTIYNIDVGTTKETPRVTELRAKLLQDH; this is encoded by the exons atgtcttttaaaatgtgtagaTCCATTAATGTCTCCTGGCATTTCTTGCGCACG AAAATGCTGGCAAAGGTGAAATACGGAGGAGTcgaaaaatacatcaaaattcCACAAATTGATGAAAACTTTGACTTCCAGAAGTTTCTTCAAGAAG tAACAGACAAATTTAGTCTGCAGGCCCAACTTGTGACTGAAGGTGTGCTCAGCTTGACTGACACATCAGAGACTGAGGTTGATGCCGACACATTCGATGAGCTGGTCAAGTCAGGGGTGAGGAACTTCAAGGTTGGATATCGCCAGTATCCAGTAACAG ATTCATCTGTAATACTAGACACATCACCATCTCCAGACCCTCCAGCATCACTAGCTTCGACGCCAGACTTCACAGCACAATCACCGGCATCTTCCATTTCATCAGATTCTACTATTATCCTCCCAACCACAAAGAATAGGAAGAGGGCCATGAAAGACCTGGATCGCGATAAAGCAAGACAG AGGGTTGAAACTGCTCTGAGCTCTAAGCCAAAGGGTGAAGAAATCTTCAAAGAGTATgacaaaaccaaaacactgtCAGTTGCGACACGCAAGCAGATGGTCAACATTCTGGTTGCAGAAATGATAGATACATACGG GAGGATTCCACCAATGCATGTCCGGGCCAGTTATGCACTTGGAATTGTGACCCTTTTTCCATATCTCCAAGATCCTTACTCAAAACATGGATAT GAACACTACTATGATCCTCAGGCCAATACTGGCTATCTTGCATGGAGACTCAAGACAGTACAACGCAACACCCATGATGGCTTCCGTGAGTGTTCCAGGCCTGATTTCCAGGACAGTCCGACAACACAACGAGAATCTCTGTTAACGTTAACTGGTGATCAGCTCCTTGGTGAGGAGTGCAGGGAGGCTCTCTCCATAATGAGACACTCAACGGATAAATCTGTGGTTAGAGAGAAGATGAGAGTCACCTTTGACTACAGACAGAAGCTGGTTCATGACCAGGGTGCAACAGCTTCAGTGTTGGATGTCTTCCCTCGCTTTCTTGATACAGCCGGACTG ATTGAACAGGATTTTTCCATGATGTTCGGGGACCATGTATCTGGAAGGTTTTTTGCGAGGTGGTCTTCAGATTTCAAGCACAGAGTCATCACAGAATGCCAGAGTCTTCCCTCAAGTCCTTATGTTGACGAGCTGCTGGCTGCTTCTGATCTTGAGGTTGAGAATGACTACG GCTGGGATAGTGATATGTCTGCTCTCATGTTGCTGTTGCATCTCCTGCCACCTACATCAAAAGGCCAGAAAAAAACTCCCAAGATGAGCTCAGCACAGGCAACCAATCATATTGTCAGGTTCATTAAG GAAGGAGCCAGCCTCACTACATTCCTGGATAAAGTTGATGCAAGGCAGCCTTTCCTCCTTTGCATCGgagagcaaaaaaagaaaatcgaAAGGTTCTTCATTGTTGTGGACCAGAAAGCTATCCCATGCAACGCTCAGACATCGGTGGCTGCTTTTGATGTGCTGTTCAAGACTCACTATGTCTTCAGCCTCTCCTATGATGAAGCACCTTCTGCATTCTACACTTTCATCCAAACAACGATATACAACATCGATGTTGGAACCACAAAGGAAACCCCACGAGTCACGGAACTGAGGGCCAAACTACTGCAAGACCATTAA